From the genome of Phytohabitans rumicis, one region includes:
- a CDS encoding GNAT family N-acetyltransferase, which yields MTHHEQVVTIRLATAADTDRITSMLVEAFLDTPDGRWLVPDRDERHQVYQRFCTALVGYTLAHGYIEVTDNLDAAAVWFDHAYTPPDLAEYDRLRTTACGEHAARFRLLDDTFAQHHPQQPHHYLAWLGVHPDSQCTGLGSALLSHRSQQLDAAGLPAYLVATSSGARDLYARHGYALPQAPFFLPESGPPMWSMWRQPTR from the coding sequence ATGACCCACCACGAACAGGTCGTGACGATCCGCCTGGCCACCGCCGCCGACACCGACCGCATCACCAGCATGCTGGTGGAGGCGTTCCTCGACACCCCGGACGGGCGGTGGCTGGTCCCGGACCGGGACGAGCGCCATCAGGTGTACCAGCGCTTCTGCACAGCGCTGGTCGGCTACACCCTCGCCCACGGCTACATCGAGGTCACCGACAATCTGGACGCCGCCGCGGTCTGGTTCGACCACGCCTACACCCCGCCGGACCTGGCCGAATACGACAGGCTCCGCACCACCGCGTGCGGCGAACACGCGGCTCGGTTCCGGCTGCTGGACGACACGTTCGCTCAACATCACCCGCAGCAGCCGCACCACTACCTGGCCTGGCTCGGCGTACACCCAGACTCGCAATGCACCGGCTTGGGCAGCGCCCTGCTGTCCCACCGCAGCCAGCAACTCGACGCCGCCGGTCTACCCGCCTACCTGGTCGCCACCTCCTCCGGCGCCCGAGACCTGTACGCCCGCCACGGCTACGCCCTGCCGCAGGCACCGTTCTTCCTGCCCGAGAGCGGACCTCCGATGTGGTCGATGTGGCGGCAACCGACCCGATAG
- a CDS encoding serine/threonine-protein kinase translates to MTVRVEPIVGRYELVDEISAGGMGQVWRGYDGVLDREVAVKLIRPDVISTAEQAEEFAKRFRREARVTARIQHHGVPQVYDAVLDRTYDRVYLVMEYVRGTSLRAYIDPAQPLPIDWAAAITAQICTVLSHAHAIPVVHRDLKPDNVLVSAGGEVKVLDFGIAAILRTDVTRLTATGSVVGTHHYMPPEQIQSAQISPQSDLYALGCVLHELLAGKTLFDGGSDFELMRQHVYEAPRPLREIRADVPEALESLVLDLTAKQPEQRPRDAYDVYDRLVPFLPEAGARPPAAGLAPAGVPDPTRLYRHPNAPRPRTVTGTPDQPAPPPTPSPETARATELRGAIRAAISRSDDLLDDERYAQAAEALHQVIEPAAAALGIESPRVLSLRQRRAAILIISGDFRAALPEFDALYAAFTRTGGPTSNDALECLRQAAHCRAGLGQATIALRQFRQVLTQVRARDGDVSTEAVDLRRNIAILLLAEGYTEEAVAELIPLHEDLLVLHGPDHEETREIADILTRLRASGDQEG, encoded by the coding sequence GTGACGGTGCGGGTAGAGCCGATCGTCGGCCGGTACGAGCTGGTCGACGAGATCAGCGCCGGCGGCATGGGGCAAGTCTGGCGCGGATACGACGGTGTCCTCGACCGTGAGGTCGCCGTCAAGCTGATCCGCCCGGACGTGATCTCCACCGCCGAGCAGGCCGAGGAGTTCGCCAAGCGGTTCCGCCGCGAGGCCCGGGTCACCGCCCGCATCCAGCACCACGGCGTCCCCCAGGTCTACGATGCCGTCCTCGACCGCACCTACGACCGGGTCTACCTGGTTATGGAGTACGTGCGCGGCACCTCGCTGCGCGCCTACATCGACCCGGCCCAGCCGCTACCGATCGACTGGGCGGCGGCGATCACGGCGCAGATCTGCACTGTGCTCTCCCACGCGCACGCCATCCCGGTCGTGCACCGCGACCTGAAACCCGACAACGTGCTGGTGTCCGCCGGCGGCGAGGTCAAGGTCCTTGACTTCGGCATCGCCGCCATCCTGCGCACCGACGTCACCCGCCTCACCGCGACCGGCAGCGTCGTCGGCACCCACCATTACATGCCGCCGGAGCAGATCCAGAGCGCCCAGATCAGCCCACAAAGCGACCTGTACGCCCTTGGCTGCGTGCTGCACGAGCTCCTCGCTGGCAAGACCCTTTTCGACGGCGGTAGCGACTTCGAACTGATGCGCCAGCACGTGTACGAGGCGCCGCGTCCCCTTCGAGAGATTCGCGCCGACGTACCCGAAGCGCTTGAGTCGCTGGTCCTCGACCTCACGGCCAAACAGCCCGAACAGCGGCCTCGGGACGCGTACGACGTCTACGACCGGTTGGTGCCGTTCCTACCCGAAGCGGGCGCGCGCCCGCCCGCGGCCGGCCTTGCGCCGGCCGGTGTACCCGATCCCACGCGGCTGTACCGCCACCCCAATGCACCACGGCCCCGAACCGTGACCGGCACGCCCGACCAGCCGGCCCCGCCCCCAACTCCTTCGCCGGAGACGGCACGGGCAACGGAGCTACGCGGAGCGATCCGAGCCGCGATATCGCGCTCCGACGACCTGCTCGACGATGAGCGCTACGCCCAGGCCGCGGAAGCGCTGCATCAGGTCATCGAGCCCGCGGCAGCCGCCCTCGGCATCGAGAGCCCGCGCGTGCTCAGCCTGCGCCAGCGCCGAGCCGCGATCCTCATCATCAGCGGCGACTTCCGCGCAGCCCTGCCCGAGTTCGACGCCCTGTACGCGGCTTTCACCCGGACCGGCGGCCCCACCAGCAACGATGCACTCGAATGCCTGCGCCAGGCGGCGCACTGCCGCGCCGGGCTGGGACAGGCCACCATCGCGCTACGGCAGTTCCGGCAGGTCCTCACCCAGGTCCGCGCCCGCGACGGCGACGTCTCCACCGAGGCGGTGGACCTACGCCGCAACATCGCGATACTGCTGCTCGCCGAGGGCTACACGGAAGAGGCGGTCGCCGAACTGATACCGCTGCACGAAGACCTCCTCGTGCTGCACGGCCCGGACCACGAGGAGACCCGGGAAATCGCGGACATCCTCACCCGGTTGCGGGCTTCCGGTGATCAAGAAGGTTGA
- a CDS encoding GOLPH3/VPS74 family protein — MLADDFFRLAHDDTSGELRVHAQAAGWGLAAALLGELLYAGRIRITDSLVHVAHPAVPPADAVAHGIFDQIVAERTRHTVRTWLTFLSDDGYEQVATRLVREGHARRKASRFLFVTWSTTYVPVDMKTAAWPVVRLAMGLRQRTPLDEHDVFLAGLAEATGLDEYLIRDADHRDWARGYLRHLLSTVAAPAAELLAHTRAAVGNALVAHHT; from the coding sequence ATGTTGGCTGACGACTTCTTCCGGCTCGCCCACGACGACACGTCCGGCGAGCTTCGCGTTCACGCGCAGGCGGCGGGTTGGGGGTTGGCCGCGGCGTTGCTCGGTGAGTTGTTGTACGCGGGTCGGATCCGCATCACTGACAGCCTCGTGCATGTCGCACATCCAGCCGTGCCACCGGCGGATGCGGTCGCCCATGGCATCTTCGACCAGATTGTGGCGGAGCGGACCCGGCACACGGTGCGGACCTGGCTGACGTTCCTGTCCGACGACGGCTACGAGCAGGTGGCGACTCGGCTGGTCCGGGAGGGGCACGCGCGCAGGAAGGCGTCCCGGTTCCTGTTCGTGACCTGGTCCACGACGTACGTGCCGGTGGACATGAAGACCGCGGCATGGCCGGTCGTGCGTCTGGCGATGGGGTTGCGGCAGCGGACCCCGCTGGACGAGCACGACGTGTTCCTGGCCGGGCTGGCTGAGGCGACCGGGTTGGACGAGTACCTGATCCGGGACGCGGATCACCGTGATTGGGCGCGCGGCTATCTGCGGCATCTGCTCAGCACGGTGGCCGCGCCCGCCGCCGAATTGCTCGCGCACACCCGGGCTGCGGTCGGCAACGCGCTGGTCGCCCACCACACCTGA
- a CDS encoding helix-turn-helix domain-containing protein, translated as MQAHDDTPNLTTGQRIKLYRERAGKTRAVLGGLVGRSAEWVKAVETGRILPPRLPMLTQIARALKVNVRELTEEDHGHADLVSGPGHAGLPAVREALNRWPMSVSEEPQPLEHIRARLATAWRARHAAPDHRTVVGALLPDLIRDAQVATRAYQGDAQNRAHAVLAETLGLTQMFLAYQSGAADLLWRVVDRAVLAAQESGDPAALAGAVWFAAQAHRDAGDWDTAMAVNLDALTAVEPQLEDADDELLALYGALQFEAAYTAARAGEAGRAWRYWDAADAVSRRLPEGFYQRWTSFSRVIMGAHAVTVEVELRKGGSALQTADRTPAALIPSRPRRARHLIEVARGHYLKRDHQATVGTLREAYETAPETIRYNGYARKITAELLEGPPSLRREANDLAVKVGLLG; from the coding sequence ATGCAGGCCCATGACGACACGCCGAACCTGACCACGGGGCAGCGGATCAAGCTGTACCGGGAACGCGCTGGGAAGACCAGGGCTGTGCTCGGTGGCCTGGTCGGTCGCTCGGCCGAGTGGGTGAAGGCGGTCGAGACAGGTCGGATCCTGCCGCCGCGGCTGCCGATGCTGACCCAGATCGCCCGCGCGCTGAAGGTCAACGTGCGCGAGTTGACGGAAGAGGATCACGGCCACGCCGATCTGGTGTCGGGGCCTGGGCACGCGGGCCTGCCAGCGGTGCGGGAGGCGCTGAATCGCTGGCCGATGTCGGTGAGCGAGGAGCCTCAACCGCTCGAACATATTCGGGCTCGGCTGGCCACGGCGTGGCGTGCCCGGCATGCCGCGCCGGATCATCGCACCGTTGTCGGCGCGTTGCTGCCGGATCTGATCCGGGATGCGCAGGTCGCGACGCGCGCCTACCAGGGGGATGCCCAGAACCGGGCACACGCAGTGCTCGCGGAGACGCTCGGCCTCACTCAGATGTTCCTGGCCTACCAGTCGGGGGCGGCGGACCTGCTCTGGCGGGTGGTCGACAGGGCTGTTCTGGCGGCGCAGGAGTCAGGTGATCCGGCGGCGCTGGCGGGGGCGGTGTGGTTCGCGGCGCAGGCGCACCGTGACGCGGGTGACTGGGACACCGCGATGGCCGTCAACCTGGATGCTCTGACCGCGGTGGAGCCTCAGTTGGAAGACGCGGATGACGAGCTGTTGGCCCTGTACGGCGCCTTGCAGTTCGAGGCTGCATACACCGCGGCCCGCGCCGGTGAGGCCGGCCGTGCTTGGCGGTACTGGGATGCCGCGGATGCGGTATCGCGTCGGCTTCCGGAGGGCTTCTATCAGCGCTGGACGTCGTTCAGCCGGGTGATCATGGGGGCGCATGCGGTGACCGTCGAGGTGGAGCTGCGCAAGGGCGGCAGCGCATTGCAGACCGCGGACCGTACTCCTGCGGCGTTGATCCCGTCCCGGCCGCGTCGTGCCCGTCATTTGATCGAGGTCGCTCGTGGTCATTACCTCAAGCGCGACCATCAGGCGACGGTGGGCACGCTGCGTGAGGCGTACGAGACGGCGCCGGAGACAATCCGTTACAACGGCTATGCCCGGAAGATCACAGCCGAGCTGTTGGAGGGGCCGCCGTCGCTGCGCCGGGAGGCGAACGATCTCGCGGTGAAGGTCGGCCTTCTGGGGTAG
- a CDS encoding YciI family protein — protein MEFFCFHRDRRDSVALRNELLEEHWSYMDRYAAQMIARGPTFADEGDAPTGSVHIIDLPDPAAARAFAFEEPNYQAGVYRDVLLRRWRNMLGRTMWDFAGGRTGGNRYLVLGLGAGQAADLVVPTDRDDLIAYGPLLSDDGATWLGTAVLVRASDLDTARAVLTPNRYADIEVHDWAYGGRPS, from the coding sequence ATGGAGTTCTTCTGCTTCCACCGCGACCGGCGCGACTCTGTGGCGCTGCGCAACGAGCTGCTGGAAGAGCACTGGTCCTACATGGACCGATACGCGGCGCAGATGATCGCCCGTGGCCCGACCTTCGCCGACGAAGGTGACGCACCCACCGGCAGCGTGCACATCATCGACCTACCAGATCCCGCCGCCGCTCGGGCATTCGCCTTCGAGGAGCCCAACTACCAGGCCGGCGTGTACCGGGACGTGCTGCTGCGCAGGTGGCGCAACATGCTAGGCCGCACCATGTGGGACTTCGCCGGAGGCCGGACCGGTGGCAACCGGTACCTGGTGCTGGGCCTGGGTGCGGGGCAGGCCGCCGACCTCGTCGTGCCGACCGACCGCGATGACCTGATCGCGTACGGGCCGCTGCTGTCCGACGACGGCGCCACCTGGCTAGGTACGGCGGTGCTGGTCCGGGCGTCAGACCTGGACACGGCGCGCGCCGTCCTGACCCCGAACCGGTACGCCGACATCGAGGTGCATGACTGGGCGTATGGGGGGCGGCCTTCATGA
- a CDS encoding type I restriction endonuclease has translation MDLYAGDPAAAQRGFVRRLDQAITADGLLDVLRKGVKDRGARIRVAYFEPSFVESDAILGDYRKNRLSVVRELAYATKQADRGNRLDLTLFLNGIPIATAELKNPLTGSGVEHAKEQYRTERDPTELIFARRVIANFAVDPDLVFVTTQLRGKATRFLPLNTGSEGRAGRAARATRPPLPSASTPPRTCGTRSGSGTTGSTCWSASSTYTRRRARMGVPERS, from the coding sequence GTGGACCTCTACGCCGGCGATCCGGCCGCTGCGCAGCGGGGCTTCGTCAGGCGGCTCGATCAGGCGATCACTGCGGACGGGCTGCTCGACGTGCTGCGCAAAGGCGTGAAGGACCGCGGGGCTCGTATCCGGGTCGCGTACTTCGAGCCGTCCTTCGTGGAGTCGGATGCCATCCTCGGCGACTACCGGAAGAACCGGCTCAGCGTCGTGCGCGAGTTGGCGTACGCGACCAAGCAGGCCGATCGCGGCAACCGGCTCGACCTCACCCTGTTCCTCAACGGGATTCCGATCGCCACGGCGGAATTGAAGAATCCGCTGACCGGGTCGGGCGTGGAGCACGCCAAGGAGCAGTACCGGACCGAGCGAGACCCCACCGAGCTGATCTTCGCCCGGCGGGTGATCGCCAACTTCGCAGTTGACCCGGACCTGGTCTTCGTGACCACCCAACTGCGGGGCAAGGCGACCCGGTTCCTGCCGCTCAACACCGGCTCGGAGGGCCGGGCCGGCCGGGCGGCAAGGGCAACCCGCCCGCCACTGCCTTCGGCAAGTACGCCACCTCGTACCTGTGGGACGAGATCTGGCAGCGGGACAACTGGCTCGACATGCTGGAGCGCTTCGTCCACCTACACAAGGAGAAGGGCGCGGATGGGCGTACCCGAAAGAAGTTGA
- a CDS encoding SAM-dependent methyltransferase gives MTWPESVVPGCDGIQEPVPSRVYAALLGDAHTFAPDRAMAADLLAAEPEARYWARANRAFLGRAVRYALDAGARQILDIGCGLPATRGSLHEIAWRVDSRTRIGYVDIDPVAVAHARQLLEEHNRVVAVVGDLRDPDTVVGHPELAALLDWTQPIAVILGAVLHFVSNSDDPTSILARLRDSVPDGSWLVISHASAPSAMTPEQVRAVREYSERTAPLTLRSRQQVTELLDVWGEVVEPGVCGVAFWRPEPGELDGPAEVERAARIPGWAGVAVKGAGAADSVLSGVDVGGRDVG, from the coding sequence ATGACCTGGCCGGAAAGCGTTGTACCCGGCTGCGACGGAATCCAGGAGCCCGTCCCGTCGCGGGTATACGCGGCGCTACTTGGCGACGCACATACGTTCGCTCCGGACCGGGCCATGGCCGCCGATCTGCTTGCCGCCGAGCCTGAGGCCAGGTACTGGGCACGAGCCAATCGCGCGTTCCTGGGCCGCGCGGTTCGGTACGCCCTCGATGCAGGCGCGCGCCAGATCCTCGACATCGGCTGCGGGCTACCCGCGACCAGGGGCAGCCTCCATGAGATCGCGTGGCGAGTCGACTCGCGGACCCGCATCGGGTACGTGGACATCGACCCGGTAGCGGTGGCGCACGCCCGCCAGCTCCTTGAGGAGCACAACCGGGTGGTTGCGGTTGTCGGCGACCTGCGAGACCCCGACACGGTCGTGGGGCATCCGGAGCTGGCGGCGTTACTGGATTGGACCCAGCCAATCGCCGTCATCCTGGGCGCGGTGCTGCACTTCGTGTCCAATTCGGACGACCCGACCTCGATCCTGGCCCGGCTGCGGGACTCGGTCCCGGACGGCTCGTGGCTGGTGATCTCCCACGCATCGGCCCCCAGCGCGATGACGCCGGAGCAGGTACGGGCGGTGCGGGAGTACAGCGAGCGGACGGCTCCATTGACGTTGCGGTCCCGCCAGCAGGTGACGGAGTTGCTCGACGTCTGGGGTGAGGTGGTCGAGCCGGGCGTGTGCGGCGTGGCGTTCTGGCGTCCTGAGCCCGGTGAGCTGGATGGTCCGGCCGAGGTGGAGAGGGCGGCGCGGATTCCCGGCTGGGCTGGCGTCGCCGTCAAGGGCGCCGGCGCGGCTGACTCGGTTCTGTCCGGTGTGGACGTGGGTGGGCGCGATGTTGGCTGA
- a CDS encoding APC family permease: MVLTDPVRPRRVSNVSTALARNRLGVPAVVFFVMAAAAPLTVVAGSATTGFAVTEFIGIAVAYLAVAVILAVFAVGYIAMSRRVVNAGAFYTYVAHGLGRIPGVGAAFVAVVAYNAMQISIYGAFGVVAAAVLEATCGWQVAWWVCALAAWLLVAVLGVRRVDLNGYVLGVLLVAEIAVAVVFDVVLLTHPADGQVSFAALAPGLLLSAGAVALLVGGIAGFAGFEMTAVFSEEARDPQRTVPRATYLAIGIIGVLYGLSAWAMTVATGPDRIVQAAQEQGTELFFNLAAPHVPAAVIDVGHLLFLTSLFAALLAFHNTVSRYLFALGREQVLPGRLGRTSRRTGAPKLGSFLQSVTAVAVLILYAAAGWDPITHLFFWGGIGGGLGILILMAATSIAVVGFFARHRHGEPVLRRLIAPILAALILTATLVVTVAEFAELLNIPNSSPVRWAFPAAYATAAVLGVGWALILRTARRSVYAAIGLGADSSTAAIRLSPTGVAQPDLTLDPAFTKASPR; the protein is encoded by the coding sequence ATGGTCCTGACCGATCCTGTGCGACCACGCCGGGTCAGTAACGTGTCCACCGCTTTGGCCCGTAACCGACTTGGTGTGCCGGCGGTGGTGTTCTTCGTGATGGCCGCCGCCGCCCCGCTCACCGTGGTGGCGGGTTCGGCGACGACCGGGTTCGCGGTGACCGAGTTCATCGGAATCGCGGTCGCCTATCTGGCGGTCGCGGTGATCCTGGCGGTGTTCGCGGTCGGCTATATCGCCATGTCCCGCCGGGTCGTCAACGCCGGCGCGTTTTATACGTACGTCGCCCACGGCCTCGGCCGGATACCGGGGGTGGGAGCCGCGTTCGTCGCGGTGGTCGCGTACAACGCCATGCAGATCTCGATCTATGGGGCCTTCGGTGTCGTGGCCGCCGCCGTGCTGGAGGCGACGTGCGGCTGGCAGGTGGCCTGGTGGGTGTGCGCCCTCGCGGCGTGGCTGCTGGTCGCGGTTTTGGGTGTGCGGCGGGTCGACCTCAACGGCTACGTCCTGGGCGTGCTGCTGGTGGCAGAGATCGCCGTCGCAGTCGTGTTCGATGTCGTCCTGCTGACCCACCCGGCGGACGGGCAGGTCAGCTTCGCCGCGCTCGCACCTGGCCTGCTGCTGTCGGCTGGGGCGGTGGCGCTGCTCGTCGGAGGGATCGCCGGGTTCGCCGGGTTCGAGATGACCGCCGTGTTCTCCGAGGAGGCCAGGGATCCACAGCGGACGGTGCCCAGGGCTACCTACCTGGCCATCGGCATCATCGGCGTGCTGTACGGCCTGTCCGCCTGGGCGATGACCGTCGCCACCGGCCCCGACCGGATCGTGCAAGCCGCCCAAGAGCAGGGCACGGAGCTGTTCTTCAACCTCGCCGCCCCACACGTCCCCGCCGCAGTCATCGACGTCGGGCACCTGCTGTTCCTGACCTCCCTGTTCGCGGCGCTGCTGGCCTTTCACAACACCGTCTCCCGCTACCTGTTCGCGCTCGGCCGCGAACAAGTACTGCCCGGCCGGCTGGGACGCACCAGCCGCCGCACCGGCGCCCCGAAACTCGGCTCCTTCCTGCAGTCCGTCACCGCCGTGGCCGTGTTGATCCTTTATGCGGCGGCCGGGTGGGATCCGATTACCCACCTGTTCTTCTGGGGTGGGATCGGCGGCGGGCTCGGCATCCTCATCCTGATGGCGGCGACGTCGATCGCCGTGGTCGGCTTCTTCGCCCGCCACCGGCACGGCGAGCCGGTGTTGCGGCGGCTGATCGCCCCGATCCTCGCCGCACTCATCCTCACCGCGACCCTCGTGGTCACCGTGGCCGAGTTCGCGGAACTGCTCAACATCCCGAACTCCTCGCCGGTGCGGTGGGCGTTCCCCGCCGCCTACGCCACCGCCGCGGTCCTCGGCGTCGGGTGGGCGCTCATCCTGCGCACCGCCCGGCGCAGCGTGTACGCCGCCATCGGCTTGGGCGCCGACAGTTCCACCGCCGCCATCCGTCTCAGCCCTACCGGCGTCGCCCAACCCGACCTGACCCTCGACCCCGCGTTCACGAAGGCGAGCCCGCGATGA
- a CDS encoding type I restriction enzyme subunit R domain-containing protein has protein sequence MVRKLTAHAARHGAGHNYLVMASAGSGKSNTIAWLGHRLSSLHTSTDPADLDPDATAAGLKPGSPVFDKVIIITDRRSLDSQLRETVGSFEQTAGLVVKIDEQHGAKSEQLAQALSRETGKIVTVTLHTFPALVDYLRRNPTEIQGSRFAILVDEAHSSQTGEAAGKVREVLRDLGLDADSDDEGATTATATTDLRLKRKAKSRQRAANLSYFAFTATPKAKTLEEFGTLGEDGKYHPFHTYSMRQAIEEGFILDPLRNYVTYNTYWKLVNENPDEREVDPAKANPLLARYALTHDSTVAQHAQIIVEHFRAHSAGRLGGRAKSMVVTASRHSAVQMARSIKRYRDDRGYHDLGVLVAFSGILTYDGEETTEAKENGGLSETALPKAFGYTRADDKATRAGGAGQPEYRILVVAEKYQTGFDQPLLTTMYVNKKLTGISAVQTLSRLNRTMDRKDQSDLAVLDFANEAEDIKEAFRPYFEEAATLPSDPNLLFTAQSKVMAPELLVDAEMQEFAAAYLAAEQQAAGRAAKWEKLHAELYRHLDPAVARFTDLLNSDDEEDQASAEAFRADLNDYVRKYSFLSGIVPYADAELERLYLYGRHLLNRLPRRDDGGVDIGEVDLSHLRVEHTGDHDVSLVPEGETELKGFGDGTGGAREPEKSLLSELIDRFNEKHGTEFTEQDVITPFNEALEDPKVRLAAVANDEENFGHVFDPVFEDKMMDHFDTMATMGRKYFDPQEDFRSSLNRSARSAAWRMIRRQEGVEDDAA, from the coding sequence GTGGTGCGGAAGCTGACGGCGCACGCGGCCCGGCACGGTGCCGGGCACAACTACCTGGTCATGGCGTCGGCTGGGTCGGGGAAGTCGAACACGATCGCCTGGCTCGGGCACCGCCTGTCGTCGTTGCACACCTCGACCGATCCGGCCGACCTGGACCCGGACGCGACCGCTGCGGGGCTGAAGCCAGGCTCGCCGGTCTTCGACAAGGTCATCATCATCACCGACCGGCGGAGTCTGGACTCGCAGCTTCGCGAGACGGTCGGTAGCTTCGAGCAGACCGCCGGCCTGGTCGTGAAGATCGACGAGCAGCACGGGGCGAAGTCGGAGCAGCTCGCCCAGGCGCTTTCCCGGGAGACCGGAAAGATCGTCACGGTCACGCTGCACACCTTCCCGGCGCTGGTGGATTACCTGCGGCGCAACCCCACTGAGATTCAGGGCAGCCGATTCGCGATTCTGGTGGACGAGGCGCACTCGTCGCAAACCGGCGAAGCCGCTGGCAAGGTTCGTGAAGTGCTGCGCGACCTCGGCCTGGACGCTGACTCCGACGACGAGGGCGCGACCACCGCGACGGCCACCACCGACCTTCGGCTCAAGAGAAAGGCGAAGAGCCGGCAGCGGGCCGCGAACCTGTCGTACTTCGCGTTCACGGCGACGCCGAAAGCGAAGACCCTGGAAGAGTTCGGGACGCTCGGTGAGGACGGGAAGTACCACCCGTTCCACACGTACTCGATGCGGCAAGCCATCGAGGAGGGGTTCATTCTCGACCCGCTGCGCAACTACGTCACTTACAACACGTACTGGAAGCTGGTCAACGAGAACCCGGACGAGCGGGAGGTCGACCCGGCCAAGGCGAACCCGTTGCTGGCCCGGTATGCGCTGACCCACGACTCCACCGTCGCCCAGCATGCGCAGATCATCGTCGAGCATTTCCGGGCGCACAGCGCCGGCAGGCTCGGCGGCCGGGCCAAGTCGATGGTGGTCACGGCGTCGCGGCACAGCGCCGTACAGATGGCCCGGTCGATCAAGCGGTACCGCGACGACCGCGGTTACCACGACCTCGGCGTGCTAGTGGCGTTCTCCGGCATCCTTACCTACGACGGTGAGGAGACCACCGAGGCCAAGGAGAACGGCGGCCTGTCGGAGACGGCACTACCCAAGGCGTTCGGCTACACGCGGGCGGACGACAAGGCCACCCGGGCCGGCGGCGCAGGCCAGCCCGAATACCGGATCCTAGTCGTCGCCGAGAAGTATCAGACCGGCTTCGACCAACCGTTGCTCACCACGATGTACGTCAACAAGAAGCTGACCGGCATCTCCGCCGTGCAGACCCTGTCCCGACTCAACCGGACCATGGACCGCAAGGACCAGTCCGACCTTGCGGTGCTGGACTTCGCCAACGAGGCCGAGGACATCAAGGAGGCATTCCGCCCGTACTTCGAGGAAGCCGCCACCCTGCCATCCGACCCCAACCTGTTGTTCACCGCGCAGAGCAAGGTGATGGCCCCGGAGCTGCTCGTCGACGCGGAGATGCAGGAGTTCGCGGCGGCCTATCTGGCGGCCGAGCAGCAGGCCGCCGGGCGGGCGGCGAAGTGGGAGAAGCTGCACGCCGAGTTGTATCGGCACCTGGACCCGGCGGTGGCACGCTTCACCGACCTGCTCAACAGCGACGACGAGGAAGACCAGGCGAGCGCCGAAGCCTTCCGGGCGGACCTCAACGACTACGTCCGCAAGTACAGCTTCCTATCCGGAATCGTCCCCTACGCCGACGCCGAGTTGGAGCGCCTCTACCTGTACGGGCGGCACTTGCTCAATCGGCTGCCCCGCCGTGACGACGGCGGCGTGGACATCGGCGAGGTCGATCTGAGCCACCTGCGGGTGGAGCACACCGGTGACCACGACGTCAGCCTCGTTCCCGAGGGTGAGACCGAGCTCAAGGGGTTCGGCGACGGCACCGGCGGGGCCAGAGAGCCGGAGAAGTCGCTGTTGTCGGAGCTTATCGACCGGTTCAACGAGAAGCACGGCACCGAATTCACCGAACAGGACGTCATCACGCCGTTCAACGAGGCCCTCGAAGACCCGAAGGTGCGCCTGGCCGCCGTCGCCAACGACGAGGAGAACTTCGGCCACGTCTTCGACCCGGTCTTCGAGGACAAGATGATGGACCACTTCGACACCATGGCCACAATGGGCCGCAAGTACTTCGACCCGCAGGAGGACTTCCGTAGCTCACTCAACCGCAGCGCCCGCAGCGCCGCCTGGCGGATGATCCGCCGCCAGGAGGGCGTAGAGGACGACGCGGCCTGA